A single Cyprinus carpio isolate SPL01 chromosome A20, ASM1834038v1, whole genome shotgun sequence DNA region contains:
- the LOC109112819 gene encoding cleavage and polyadenylation specificity factor subunit 2-like, translated as MTSIIKLTALSGVQEESALCYLLQVDEFRFLLDCGWDESFSMDIIDSLKRYVHQVDAVLLSHPDHLHLGALPYAVGKLGLNCTIYATIPVYKMGQMFMYDLYQSRHNTEDFSLFTLDDVDSAFDKIQQLKYSQIVNLKGKGHGLSITPLPAGHMIGGTIWKIVKDGEEEIIYGVDFNHKREIHLNGCSLENISRPSLLITDSFNASYVQPRRKQRDEQLLTNVMETLRGDGNVLIAVDTAGRVLELAQLLDQIWRTKDAGLGVYSLALLNNVSYNVVEFSKSQVEWMSDKLMRCFEDKRNNPFQFRHLSLCHSLSDLSRVPSPKVVLCSQPDLESGFSRELFIQWCQDAKNSVILTYRTTPGTLARYLIDTPGEKRIELEIRKRCRLEGRELEEYVEKEKMKKEAAKKQEQAKEVDMDSSDESDMEDDLEQPAVVKTKHHDLMMKGEGGRKGSFFKQAKKSYPMFPTHEERLKWDEYGEIIRPEEFLVPELQATEEEKSKLESGLTNGEEPMEQDLSDVPTKCTSITQTLEIRARVTYIDYEGRSDGDSIKKIINQMKPRQLIIVHGPPEASQDLAESCKAFSGKDIKVYVPKLQETVDATSETHIYQVRLKDSLVSSLQFCKAKDMELAWIDGVLDMRVEKVDTGVIPEMGDAKEETEDGEPAVDVTPDLTTEPSAAANQQAMKTLFGEDEREISEESDVIPTLEPLPAQEVPGHQSVFINEPRLSDFKQVLLREGIQAEFVGGVLVCNNLVAVRRTEAGRICLEGCHCDDYYRIRELLYQQYAVV; from the exons ATGACGTCCATTATCAAGCTGACGGCTCTCTCCGGAGTCCAGGAGGAGTCGGCTCTGTGTTACCTGTTACAGGTGGACGAGTTCCGCTTCCTGCTGGATTGTGGCTGGGATGAAAGTTTCTCCATGGACATCATAGATTCCCTGAAGAG GTATGTGCATCAGGTGGATGCAGTGCTGCTCTCTCACCCCGATCATCTGCATCTGGGCGCTTTACCGTACGCTGTGGGCAAGCTGGGGCTCAACTGCACCATCTACGCCACCATCCCCGTCTACAAGATGGGCCAGATGTTCATGTACGATCTCTATCAG TCTCGACACAACACAGAAGATTTCAGTCTGTTCACACTGGATGACGTCGATTCAGCTTTTGACAAAATCCAGCAACTGAAATACTCTCAGATCGTCAACCTGAAAG GAAAAGGTCACGGTCTGTCCATCACCCCACTTCCTGCGGGTCACATGATCGGTGGCACTATCTGGAAAATAGTGAAGGACGGAGAGGAAGAGATCATCTATGGTGTGGATTTCAACCACAAGAGGGAGAT TCATCTGAACGGCTGCTCCCTGGAGAACATCAGCAGACCGTCTCTCCTCATCACGGACTCCTTCAACGCCTCGTATGTTCAGCCTCGCAGGAAACAGCGTGACGAGCAACTGCTCA CCAATGTCATGGAGACCCTCCGCGGCGACGGGAACGTGCTGATCGCCGTGGATACGGCGGGGCGAGTGCTGGAACTGGCTCAGCTCCTGGATCAGATCTGGAGGACCAAAGACGCAGGACTGGGTGTTTACTCGCTCGCCCTGCTCAACAACGTCAGCTACAACGTGGTGGAGTTCTCAAAGTCCCAG GTCGAGTGGATGAGCGATAAACTGATGCGATGCTTCGAGGACAAGCGCAACAACCCTTTCCAGTTCCGCCACCTGTCGCTCTGTCACAGCCTGTCCGATCTGTCCCGCGTGCCCAGCCCGAAGGTGGTTCTGTGCAGCCAGCCCGATCTGGAGTCCGGCTTCTCACGGGAGCTCTTCATACAGTGGTGTCAGGACGCCAAGAACTCAGTCATCCTCACCTACAGGACCACACCGGGAACGCTGGCCCGCTACCTCATAGACACCCCGGGGGAGAAGAGGATTGAGCTGGAG ATAAGAAAACGTTGTCGACTGGAAGGACGAGAACTAGAGGAATAcgtggagaaagagaaaatgaagaaAGAGGCTGCCAAAAAACAGGAGCAAGCAAAAGA GGTGGACATGGACTCGAGCGATGAGAGCGATATGGAGGATGATCTGGAGCAGCCGGCGGTGGTGAAGACCAAACATCACGACCTGATGATGAAGGGCGAGGGCGGGAGGAAGGGCAGCTTCTTCAAACAGGCCAAAAAGTCCTACCCCATGTTCCCTACACACGAGGAGCGGCTCAAATGGGACGAGTATGGAGAAATCATCAG GCCCGAGGAGTTTCTGGTGCCTGAGCTCCAGGCCACAGAAGAAGAGAAGAGCAAGCTGGAGTCTGGACTGACTAACGGAGAGGAGCCGATGGAGCAGGACCTGTCCGACGTGCCCACCAAGTGCACCAGTATCACACAAACTCTAGAGATCAG AGCTCGAGTCACGTACATCGATTATGAAGGCCGTTCTGACGGCGACTCCATTAAGAAGATCATAAACCAGATGAAACCCAGACAGCTAATCATCGTTCACGGGCCGCCGGAGGCCAGTCAGGACCTGGCCGAGTCCTGCAAGGCCTTCAGCGGCAAAGACATCAAAGTTTACGTGCCAAAACTGCAGGAGACGGTGGACGCCACCAGCGAGACCCACATTTACCAG GTCAGACTGAAGGACTCTTTGGTCAGTTCGCTGCAGTTCTGTAAAGCCAAAGACATGGAGCTGGCCTGGATCGATGGTGTTCTGGACATGCGGGTGGAGAAGGTGGACACAGGTGTCATCCCGGAGATGGGAGACGCCAAAGAGGAGACGGAGGACGGAGAGCCAGCTGTGGACGTGACGCCGGACCTGACGACTGAGCCCAGCGCCGCGGCTAACCAGCAGGCCATGAAGACTCTGTTTGGAGAGGACGAGCGGGAGATTTCAGAGGAGAGCGACGTCATTCCCACACTGGAGCCGCTGCCTGCTCAGGAG
- the LOC109068505 gene encoding NADH dehydrogenase [ubiquinone] 1 beta subcomplex subunit 1-like → MVNFAAAVREHWVNILVPLGFVIGVYLDRWNDQKLTAFRNKSALYSRELKPGEEYTWK, encoded by the exons ATGGTGAACTTCGCAGCAGCAGTCCGTGAGCACTGGGTCAATATCCTGGTCCCCCTGGGTTTCGTGATCGGGGTTTATCTGGACCGATGGAATGACCAGAAACTCACGGCGTTCAGGAACAAGAGTGCTTTATACAGCAG GGAACTGAAGCCCGGTGAGGAATACACCTGGAAGTGA
- the LOC109068503 gene encoding ribosomal oxygenase 1 isoform X2 has protein sequence MERKHMSALSIYQSLSGGTKPQVRANAPPAKKIKKKENGIQPNKKSNKKKRTRLLKSSMKLSSSDEEKSKANDCETRNGEGFDSPALDVLLTDLAKVNNSRERANRLFQWIIHPVQDKSFFRENWEKKPILIQRQNPDYYKGLFSTAEFDRILRNNDVQYGVNLDVTSYTNGKRETHNPPGRALPYTVWDFYESGCSLRMLNPQAFSSTVWQVLSILQEKFGSMAGANVYLTPARTQGFAPHYDDIEAFILQLEGKKHWRVYNPRSEDEVLPLVSSPNFSQDEIGQPIMDVVLEAGDLLYFPRGFIHQGDCLPDAHSMHITVSSYQRNSWGDLLLKLKPAALEIAMEEDVEFRKGLPLDYLQFMGVQNSEKEDPRRDKFIAHIEGLLKKLVKYAPVDAAVDQKARDFLHDCLPPVLSAEEKASSVYGAPARWGDGEALDVTVQLKGQTQIRLLGAGAARLCSDGDTVSLFYTSENSRVYHKEEPKSTEMKAEHIDAMEFLIHSYPKFVSVASLPCETMEAKMSLAELLFEKGLIHTAEPLTAE, from the exons ATGGAAAGAAAACACATGTCTGCATTATCTATTTATCAGTCATTATCAGGAGGAACAAAACCACAGGTGCGG GCAAACGCTCCGCCAGCGAAGAAAATCAAAAAGAAGGAGAATGGCATCCAACCAAACAAGAAatccaataaaaagaaaagaacgaGACTTCTGAAGTCCAGTATGAAGCTCAGCAGCAGTGATGAGGAGAAATCTAAAGCT AATGACTGTGAGACACGTAACGGTGAAGGATTTGACAGTCCAGCTCTTGATGTGCTCCTGACGGATCTGGCGAAGGTCAACAACAGCAGAGAAAGAGCTAACAGACTGTTCCAGTGGATTATTCACCCCGTCCAAGACAAGAGCTTCTTCAG AGAGAATTGGGAAAAGAAACCGATTCTTATCCAACGACAGAATCCAGACTATTACAAAGGACTCTTTTCGACGGCTGAGTTTGACCGCATCTTGAGAAAT AATGATGTTCAGTATGGAGTGAACCTGGACGTGACGAGCTACACAAACGGAAAAAGAGAGACACACAATCCTCCAGGAAGAGCTCTGCCGTACACGGTGTGGGATTTTTATGAG AGCGGCTGTTCTCTCCGAATGCTCAATCCTCAAGCGTTTTCCTCCACTGTGTGGCAAGTGCTCTCTATTCTTCAGGAGAAGTTTGGCAGTATGGCGGGCGCAAATGT ATATCTGACACCAGCGAGGACGCAGGGTTTTGCTCCTCACTATGACGATATAGAGGCATTCATTTTGCAGTTGGAGGGCAAAAAGCACTGGAGAGTGTACAACCCTCG ATCTGAAGATGAAGTGTTGCCACTGGTGTCCAGTC CTAATTTCAGTCAGGACGAGATCGGGCAGCCCATCATGGACGTGGTTCTGGAAGCTGGCGATCTGCTGTATTTTCCTCGTGGCTTCATTCATCAGGGTGACTGTCTGCCTGACGCTCACTCGATGCACATCACCGTCTCCTCCTACCAGAGGAACAGCTGGGGAGACCTGCTCCTCAAA TTGAAGCCAGCGGCTCTGGAGATCGCGATGGAGGAAGACGTTGAGTTCAGGAAGGGACTGCCGCTCGATTACCTTCAGTTCATGGGAGTGCAGAACTCTGAGAAG GAAGACCCACGGAGAGACAAATTCATTGCACATATCGAGGGCCTGCTGAAGAAACTGGTCAAGTATGCGCCAGTCGATGCTGCTGTGGATCAGAAAGCCAGAGACTTCCTGCACGACTGCCTTCCGCCGGTGCTGAGCGCTG aggAGAAGGCCAGCAGTGTGTACGGGGCTCCTGCTCGATGGGGAGACGGTGAGGCCCTTGATGTGACTGTTCAACTGAAGGGCCAAACCCAAATCAGACTCTTAGGGGCCGGAGCTGCAAG GTTGTGCAGTGATGGAGACACTGTGTCTCTTTTTTACACTTCTGAGAACTCTAGAGTCTATCATAAAGAAGAACCCAAGAGCACTGAGATGAAAGCAGAG CACATAGATGCCATGGAGTTTCTGATTCATTCATATCCCAAGTTTGTTTCTGTGGCCAGTTTGCCTTGTGAGACAATGGAGGCAAAG ATGTCTCTGGCTGAGCTGCTCTTTGAGAAGGGACTGATCCACACAGCCGAACCTTTGACAGCTGAATAA
- the LOC109068503 gene encoding ribosomal oxygenase 1 isoform X3, with product MERKHMSALSIYQSLSGGTKPQANAPPAKKIKKKENGIQPNKKSNKKKRTRLLKSSMKLSSSDEEKSKAQNDCETRNGEGFDSPALDVLLTDLAKVNNSRERANRLFQWIIHPVQDKSFFRENWEKKPILIQRQNPDYYKGLFSTAEFDRILRNNDVQYGVNLDVTSYTNGKRETHNPPGRALPYTVWDFYESGCSLRMLNPQAFSSTVWQVLSILQEKFGSMAGANVYLTPARTQGFAPHYDDIEAFILQLEGKKHWRVYNPRSEDEVLPLVSSPNFSQDEIGQPIMDVVLEAGDLLYFPRGFIHQGDCLPDAHSMHITVSSYQRNSWGDLLLKLKPAALEIAMEEDVEFRKGLPLDYLQFMGVQNSEKEDPRRDKFIAHIEGLLKKLVKYAPVDAAVDQKARDFLHDCLPPVLSAEEKASSVYGAPARWGDGEALDVTVQLKGQTQIRLLGAGAARLCSDGDTVSLFYTSENSRVYHKEEPKSTEMKAEHIDAMEFLIHSYPKFVSVASLPCETMEAKMSLAELLFEKGLIHTAEPLTAE from the exons ATGGAAAGAAAACACATGTCTGCATTATCTATTTATCAGTCATTATCAGGAGGAACAAAACCACAG GCAAACGCTCCGCCAGCGAAGAAAATCAAAAAGAAGGAGAATGGCATCCAACCAAACAAGAAatccaataaaaagaaaagaacgaGACTTCTGAAGTCCAGTATGAAGCTCAGCAGCAGTGATGAGGAGAAATCTAAAGCT CAGAATGACTGTGAGACACGTAACGGTGAAGGATTTGACAGTCCAGCTCTTGATGTGCTCCTGACGGATCTGGCGAAGGTCAACAACAGCAGAGAAAGAGCTAACAGACTGTTCCAGTGGATTATTCACCCCGTCCAAGACAAGAGCTTCTTCAG AGAGAATTGGGAAAAGAAACCGATTCTTATCCAACGACAGAATCCAGACTATTACAAAGGACTCTTTTCGACGGCTGAGTTTGACCGCATCTTGAGAAAT AATGATGTTCAGTATGGAGTGAACCTGGACGTGACGAGCTACACAAACGGAAAAAGAGAGACACACAATCCTCCAGGAAGAGCTCTGCCGTACACGGTGTGGGATTTTTATGAG AGCGGCTGTTCTCTCCGAATGCTCAATCCTCAAGCGTTTTCCTCCACTGTGTGGCAAGTGCTCTCTATTCTTCAGGAGAAGTTTGGCAGTATGGCGGGCGCAAATGT ATATCTGACACCAGCGAGGACGCAGGGTTTTGCTCCTCACTATGACGATATAGAGGCATTCATTTTGCAGTTGGAGGGCAAAAAGCACTGGAGAGTGTACAACCCTCG ATCTGAAGATGAAGTGTTGCCACTGGTGTCCAGTC CTAATTTCAGTCAGGACGAGATCGGGCAGCCCATCATGGACGTGGTTCTGGAAGCTGGCGATCTGCTGTATTTTCCTCGTGGCTTCATTCATCAGGGTGACTGTCTGCCTGACGCTCACTCGATGCACATCACCGTCTCCTCCTACCAGAGGAACAGCTGGGGAGACCTGCTCCTCAAA TTGAAGCCAGCGGCTCTGGAGATCGCGATGGAGGAAGACGTTGAGTTCAGGAAGGGACTGCCGCTCGATTACCTTCAGTTCATGGGAGTGCAGAACTCTGAGAAG GAAGACCCACGGAGAGACAAATTCATTGCACATATCGAGGGCCTGCTGAAGAAACTGGTCAAGTATGCGCCAGTCGATGCTGCTGTGGATCAGAAAGCCAGAGACTTCCTGCACGACTGCCTTCCGCCGGTGCTGAGCGCTG aggAGAAGGCCAGCAGTGTGTACGGGGCTCCTGCTCGATGGGGAGACGGTGAGGCCCTTGATGTGACTGTTCAACTGAAGGGCCAAACCCAAATCAGACTCTTAGGGGCCGGAGCTGCAAG GTTGTGCAGTGATGGAGACACTGTGTCTCTTTTTTACACTTCTGAGAACTCTAGAGTCTATCATAAAGAAGAACCCAAGAGCACTGAGATGAAAGCAGAG CACATAGATGCCATGGAGTTTCTGATTCATTCATATCCCAAGTTTGTTTCTGTGGCCAGTTTGCCTTGTGAGACAATGGAGGCAAAG ATGTCTCTGGCTGAGCTGCTCTTTGAGAAGGGACTGATCCACACAGCCGAACCTTTGACAGCTGAATAA
- the LOC109068503 gene encoding ribosomal oxygenase 1 isoform X1: protein MERKHMSALSIYQSLSGGTKPQVRANAPPAKKIKKKENGIQPNKKSNKKKRTRLLKSSMKLSSSDEEKSKAQNDCETRNGEGFDSPALDVLLTDLAKVNNSRERANRLFQWIIHPVQDKSFFRENWEKKPILIQRQNPDYYKGLFSTAEFDRILRNNDVQYGVNLDVTSYTNGKRETHNPPGRALPYTVWDFYESGCSLRMLNPQAFSSTVWQVLSILQEKFGSMAGANVYLTPARTQGFAPHYDDIEAFILQLEGKKHWRVYNPRSEDEVLPLVSSPNFSQDEIGQPIMDVVLEAGDLLYFPRGFIHQGDCLPDAHSMHITVSSYQRNSWGDLLLKLKPAALEIAMEEDVEFRKGLPLDYLQFMGVQNSEKEDPRRDKFIAHIEGLLKKLVKYAPVDAAVDQKARDFLHDCLPPVLSAEEKASSVYGAPARWGDGEALDVTVQLKGQTQIRLLGAGAARLCSDGDTVSLFYTSENSRVYHKEEPKSTEMKAEHIDAMEFLIHSYPKFVSVASLPCETMEAKMSLAELLFEKGLIHTAEPLTAE, encoded by the exons ATGGAAAGAAAACACATGTCTGCATTATCTATTTATCAGTCATTATCAGGAGGAACAAAACCACAGGTGCGG GCAAACGCTCCGCCAGCGAAGAAAATCAAAAAGAAGGAGAATGGCATCCAACCAAACAAGAAatccaataaaaagaaaagaacgaGACTTCTGAAGTCCAGTATGAAGCTCAGCAGCAGTGATGAGGAGAAATCTAAAGCT CAGAATGACTGTGAGACACGTAACGGTGAAGGATTTGACAGTCCAGCTCTTGATGTGCTCCTGACGGATCTGGCGAAGGTCAACAACAGCAGAGAAAGAGCTAACAGACTGTTCCAGTGGATTATTCACCCCGTCCAAGACAAGAGCTTCTTCAG AGAGAATTGGGAAAAGAAACCGATTCTTATCCAACGACAGAATCCAGACTATTACAAAGGACTCTTTTCGACGGCTGAGTTTGACCGCATCTTGAGAAAT AATGATGTTCAGTATGGAGTGAACCTGGACGTGACGAGCTACACAAACGGAAAAAGAGAGACACACAATCCTCCAGGAAGAGCTCTGCCGTACACGGTGTGGGATTTTTATGAG AGCGGCTGTTCTCTCCGAATGCTCAATCCTCAAGCGTTTTCCTCCACTGTGTGGCAAGTGCTCTCTATTCTTCAGGAGAAGTTTGGCAGTATGGCGGGCGCAAATGT ATATCTGACACCAGCGAGGACGCAGGGTTTTGCTCCTCACTATGACGATATAGAGGCATTCATTTTGCAGTTGGAGGGCAAAAAGCACTGGAGAGTGTACAACCCTCG ATCTGAAGATGAAGTGTTGCCACTGGTGTCCAGTC CTAATTTCAGTCAGGACGAGATCGGGCAGCCCATCATGGACGTGGTTCTGGAAGCTGGCGATCTGCTGTATTTTCCTCGTGGCTTCATTCATCAGGGTGACTGTCTGCCTGACGCTCACTCGATGCACATCACCGTCTCCTCCTACCAGAGGAACAGCTGGGGAGACCTGCTCCTCAAA TTGAAGCCAGCGGCTCTGGAGATCGCGATGGAGGAAGACGTTGAGTTCAGGAAGGGACTGCCGCTCGATTACCTTCAGTTCATGGGAGTGCAGAACTCTGAGAAG GAAGACCCACGGAGAGACAAATTCATTGCACATATCGAGGGCCTGCTGAAGAAACTGGTCAAGTATGCGCCAGTCGATGCTGCTGTGGATCAGAAAGCCAGAGACTTCCTGCACGACTGCCTTCCGCCGGTGCTGAGCGCTG aggAGAAGGCCAGCAGTGTGTACGGGGCTCCTGCTCGATGGGGAGACGGTGAGGCCCTTGATGTGACTGTTCAACTGAAGGGCCAAACCCAAATCAGACTCTTAGGGGCCGGAGCTGCAAG GTTGTGCAGTGATGGAGACACTGTGTCTCTTTTTTACACTTCTGAGAACTCTAGAGTCTATCATAAAGAAGAACCCAAGAGCACTGAGATGAAAGCAGAG CACATAGATGCCATGGAGTTTCTGATTCATTCATATCCCAAGTTTGTTTCTGTGGCCAGTTTGCCTTGTGAGACAATGGAGGCAAAG ATGTCTCTGGCTGAGCTGCTCTTTGAGAAGGGACTGATCCACACAGCCGAACCTTTGACAGCTGAATAA